From one uncultured Methanoregula sp. genomic stretch:
- a CDS encoding DUF2124 domain-containing protein: MTTPFPLHGVTGILRPFKEYLQSLGLFPGDQIVYYGCVGTCTPFVELLAIAVRGLYFEQVYVPLLDEGKAKKLHEVPDAGMQVSREPAVVKPRVLVIMGGLAMPYMPVTKEQVRDLAARYDNAKLAGVCFQNMFEKAGWLDTVEFDLLINAMIEPVTVTRREQ, translated from the coding sequence ATGACAACACCTTTCCCCCTGCACGGGGTTACCGGAATCCTGCGCCCGTTCAAGGAATATCTCCAGTCCCTTGGCCTGTTCCCGGGCGACCAGATCGTCTATTACGGCTGTGTCGGGACCTGCACGCCGTTTGTAGAACTGCTTGCAATTGCTGTACGGGGACTGTATTTCGAACAGGTCTATGTTCCCCTGCTCGATGAGGGAAAGGCAAAAAAACTGCACGAGGTACCTGATGCCGGTATGCAGGTGAGCAGGGAACCAGCCGTGGTGAAACCCCGCGTTCTTGTCATCATGGGTGGGCTTGCAATGCCGTACATGCCGGTCACTAAAGAGCAGGTGCGCGATCTTGCCGCCCGCTATGACAATGCGAAACTGGCCGGGGTCTGTTTCCAGAATATGTTCGAGAAAGCCGGCTGGCTGGATACCGTGGAGTTTGATCTGTTGATCAATGCCATGATCGAACCGGTGACCGTGACACGACGGGAACAATAA
- the tsaA gene encoding tRNA (N6-threonylcarbamoyladenosine(37)-N6)-methyltransferase TrmO has translation MQQNGGDENPITFFPIGTIHSPFHDIAGMPIQPNGARGERGTVEIADRFAGGLKDLDGFARIILIYSFHKCTGHDLHVKPFLDPAHRGIFATRSPRRPNAIGLSVVRLVSVNGSTLVVDDVDVLDGTPLLDIKPYVPAFDAYPDSCCGWLESVAKNAESVRSDGRFR, from the coding sequence ATGCAACAAAATGGCGGGGATGAAAACCCGATCACTTTTTTTCCCATCGGTACTATTCATTCTCCATTCCATGATATTGCCGGGATGCCGATCCAGCCGAATGGAGCACGGGGTGAGCGGGGAACCGTAGAGATTGCGGACCGGTTCGCCGGAGGACTGAAGGATCTTGACGGGTTTGCCCGGATCATTCTCATCTATTCCTTCCATAAATGTACTGGTCACGACCTGCACGTGAAGCCGTTTCTGGACCCGGCACACCGGGGCATCTTTGCTACCCGTTCCCCCCGTCGCCCGAATGCGATTGGCCTTTCTGTTGTGCGGCTGGTATCCGTGAACGGTTCAACACTCGTTGTGGATGACGTGGATGTCCTGGACGGCACACCGCTCCTTGATATCAAGCCTTATGTGCCTGCGTTCGATGCGTATCCGGATTCGTGCTGCGGGTGGCTTGAATCGGTTGCCAAAAATGCCGAGTCTGTCCGGTCGGATGGGCGGTTCCGGTGA